In the genome of Triticum urartu cultivar G1812 chromosome 5, Tu2.1, whole genome shotgun sequence, one region contains:
- the LOC125508564 gene encoding nucleobase-ascorbate transporter 7-like isoform X1, whose amino-acid sequence MGGNSDDKAVVMQIMMFLAGINTLLQSFFGTRLPAVIGGSYTFVLPTISIILAGHYTNEPDTHHMLKRRNSSKSCVEHKVSQGIQVCLISTGISMHSLFFFCSDLLIFVI is encoded by the exons ATGGGAGGAAACAGT GACGACAAGGCAGTTGTTATGCAGATAATGATGTTTTTGGCTGGAATCAACACCCTTCTACAGAGTTTCTTTGGTACCCGATTGCCTGCGGTGATTGGTGGATCATACACCTTTGTTCTACCTACCATTTCGATCATACTTGCGGGACACTACACCAACGAACCAGATACACACCATATGTTGAAAAGAAG gaattcctcaaaATCATGCGTGGAACACAAG GTATCGCAAGGCATTCAG GTCTGCCTTATATCTACAGGTATATCCATGCATTCTTTATTCTTTTTTTGCAGTGACCTACTGATCTTCGTGATTTAG
- the LOC125508564 gene encoding nucleobase-ascorbate transporter 7-like isoform X2: protein MGGNSDDKAVVMQIMMFLAGINTLLQSFFGTRLPAVIGGSYTFVLPTISIILAGHYTNEPDTHHMLKRRNSSKSCVEHKVSQGIQTVVLPTGLPYIYRYIHAFFILFLQ, encoded by the exons ATGGGAGGAAACAGT GACGACAAGGCAGTTGTTATGCAGATAATGATGTTTTTGGCTGGAATCAACACCCTTCTACAGAGTTTCTTTGGTACCCGATTGCCTGCGGTGATTGGTGGATCATACACCTTTGTTCTACCTACCATTTCGATCATACTTGCGGGACACTACACCAACGAACCAGATACACACCATATGTTGAAAAGAAG gaattcctcaaaATCATGCGTGGAACACAAG GTATCGCAAGGCATTCAG ACGGTCGTTCTACCTACAGGTCTGCCTTATATCTACAGGTATATCCATGCATTCTTTATTCTTTTTTTGCAGTGA